The genomic DNA ATCGAGCAATATAACGGACATATCGTACGATCGCTCTGGCTTGCTCTCGCTGAATATATGTTCGGACAGTCTGAGATCGTCGCGGGGAGGGAGCTTCGTATCAACGGAAAACGCCTGCCGCTGACCGATCATCAGGAAGTAAGAATTTCATTCCCGGAAAAAGATGCGCTCGACGCTCTATCGTTCGTTTCTATCCTGTCGAACACGTTTCCCGCATCGCGAATCCGTGACAGAATCGTCATCATCTGCTACGATGGGGAAAAGATCGGGCGGGTGAACACGCCGGTAGGCCTGATCACCGTGCATCGCCTTTTTTATTACGGCATGGCGTCATTGTACGAACAGATACGCTGACAAGCGGGGCATATGAGTGACAATCGCTTCATAGCGCTTATCGACAACGGCAGCATCGCCGACCATGCCGGACTGAAAGACGCCTATCGCTCACTCGTGATGAGTACGCATCCCGATCATGCGGGGAACAGCCGCATCGAGGAATTCCTCCGCCTCGAGGATGATTATCAGGAAGCGGTGCGATTCCTGCACACACGGAACGGCATGACCGAGTACCGTGAAGAGAATGCGCGGCTCCTCTTCTTTCAGGAGCTCAGGAAGATCGATGGGCTTGAAACGCCGTATTATCTCGATAAGGAAGCGGTCGCAGAGAGGCTTCTCGCGGCGCGCGGCAATGCGGAACGCTATTTCCGCCGTTGGCGGGGTGAAAACACTTTCGCTGAGGCGATAAAAGAACACGACGTACTGAAACACGAAAAAAAGAAGAACACCCTTGCGGAGCTGTACAAGCCGCCGGATTTCGAACGCATACGCCCGCTTTCATTCTCTATCACGTACTTCCATCTTACCGGTCAGCCGTTCTACCGCATCCAGGTCCGAAGGCTCGGTAAACCCGTATTAAATCTTCTAACAGAACGCAGGTTCACTGCCCTGACAAAATATTACTCGATGCTTATCGACGACACCACGAACGGCCCCGCCATCGACGGATGACGGCGTTCACGGACGCTCAAGCCGGTCAAGAAGTTCCAGCACCTGTATGATGGCCCTGCCGTTGTGATACGCCGCTTTCCATGCGCTCGCCTTGCCTCCGACACGGATGAATCCCCGGTTCGTAATACCGTTCCTGCCCTTCACCGTATCTGGCCAGACATCAGAGAACCATTCGCCGTTCTTCCAGTCTATCTGGTGGTTCGTTACCCAGCCGAGCGTGCCGTAGAACGTATCGAGATACGTCCGCTCCTTTGTCATTGCATACATCGATAAAGCGCTGTACATACATTCCGCCTGTACCCACCAGGTCTTCTGTATCTTATCCGCCGGCATATTGAATTTACCCGAATCATAGAATCCGCCGTTGACGCTGTCGTATCCGTAGCGGAGCGCATACTCGAACATGGCTCGATAGCCGTCCATGAGCACCGCGTTCGGTATGCCGAGCGCATCGCACGCCTCGGCGAGAAGCCAGATGTTCTCAAGGTCATGACCGTACGATACGCGATCGTAATTGCTGTTATCGACCGGCGTCCAGTTCGCATCGTATTTATCCGTGCACGCGCCGATCCTTTTGCGCATTACCGATGACGATTGTATCATGACGAGTTCGGTGAGCCGTTCCCTGACGAGCGCATCGCCGGTAAGCCGATAGAGAAGCGTGAACGGCTCCATGAGATGCAGATGCGTGTTCATGAGCTTCAGCCCGTTGGGAACGCCGAGGTAGTTCTTTACGTTCGTTCCCTCGATGGGCGCCCATTCAGGCGTGAAGTATTCCGTATAGCCGCCGTTCACCGCATCATGCGCCTTTGCGTCGAGGAGACGGAACGTCTGTAACGCAAATGCCTTCGCCTCCGGGTCCTTCGATGCAAGCGCGTATTCCGAGAGGGCATAGACGGCGAATCCCTGGCCGTACATGTGCTTGTTCGGCTGTATCGCCTTGCCCGACGGGCTTACACCCCAGTAGAACCCGCCGTTCTTCTTATCCTGCATCGTATCTTTGAGATAGCGGTATCCGTGTTTCGCTGCGGGAAGATATTTTTCACGATCGTAGCCGGCGCGCACAAGGCGGACGAAGAACCACACCATACGGCTCTGCGTGACGAGGAAGCGGTTGCTGCTGTAGCCGGCATTCGACCCGAGGCCTTTGAACACGCTGTTGATATCGTGATTAAGATTGTATCCGCCGTTCACCGCATCGATCGTCGACGGATACCAGAACGGTATGATGTTCTTCTCGAGTATCTCGCGGCATTCGGCGCGCACGCGGGGGATGTCGGTCATCGCGGCCGATGAGGCATCGTGCTGGAATTCTTTGCCGACGGGCCGTGTGCACGACACGGCAATGAGGGTCATCAGAGTATAAGCGGGGATACAGTGTTTCATGGTATTCTTTGCCTCACTTTTTTATCGTCGGGTTATCATGCACCGAAGCGGTGCATGAACCGGAGATGATGAGCGTTCCGCTCCCGACTGGCAACGTAAGACGTTTCATGACTGCTCCTTTCATTGCTTATAGATCTTGCACGCGATATCCTTCTCCACCGGCGGGATCGCCGCGGTGAGCGATCCGCCGCGCGAGACGGCAGTTGCCGAAGACTGTACTCCACCTTTATATGTATCCCACCACTCGATGCGATAGGAGGCGTCGGAGAGCCCTTGTATCACGAAGGATGCACCCTGTATCGTTTCAAGCGGCGCCTTTGCGGCGACACGAAGAGCATAGGTGTTCACCTTATGTTTGAACCAGGCCATGGCGCACAGACCCTTTGCGCCTGTATCCGCGAGCGCGAAGATATGGAGCGGCGGTTTGAACGACGGCATATCGAATCGGTACGATATCTCCATCCAGTCATTGCCCTGATTATCAACGGTGACCGTATGTTTTCCCTGAGGGATATCGATCGTATACGCCCCGCTGTACTGACGCATGGTGCCGGTACGCGATTCATTGTCATCGATGAGATCTTTTTCGAGCACCTTTTTTCCGTCGAGAACGATAACAAGCTTTGCACCGCCGTAGTCAGATACGCCGGCAATAACAGCGCTGAATTTGCCGTCCTTGAGGTAGTCAACCGTGAACGTTACCGGGTTATTGAGCTTTGCGTGGTTGCGAATACCGTGCATGACGCGGGCAAGATCATCGGCACCGGTCACGAGCCCATCCTTCGATACAAAAGCCGTTATCGGCCTGTTCGCAGGGTGTTCCTTCCATTCGCCGTATTTACCTTCGAGCATGACCGCATCAAGCGTCGGTGCCGACCCGGCCAGCAGTGATACCAGCGCAGGTTTCATGTCCATGTGCGCGAACGGTATATCCTTCACGAATTGAGCAAGCGGCGTGAAGATGCGGTACAGGTTCTGCGGTTCTATGTAATTATCCCACCACCAGAGCATGCCGGTCCCTGCGCCAAGCGAGAATGCTGATGCGTATATGCCGTTATGCAGATTGATGGCCTCAGTATCGAGCGTATCGGCGTTGCCGCGAACGTCCGCGCCGAACTCCCCGAAGAAATGCGGCTTCCCGTAACGCACCGGTTTCTCGAGCGAATAGCTCTGTATGAGCACGGCGGCATCGCCCGCACCGTAGTTATGCGATACCGTGAAATCCATGCCGGGAAGGGAATCGAGCGCTTCATCCCCTTCCGTATTACCGGTGCTTGTTGAGACGAGATGCATGTACGGATCGATCGATTTCAGATAGCCGGCCATTTCCGCATGCCATGCTGCGTTCTCGCTGCTCGAGTAATTGTCCGTCTGCTGCACTTCATTGAACAGCTGCCAGCACATGATGTTCTGTGCGTATGCGTACCGCGCCACGATGTAGCGCAGGCGTTTCTTGAACGCTTTTTTTGCATCGGCGTCAGTAAAGAACGTTCCCGCTTTTGCGCACGGCCCGCCGAACTCGACATTATACGGGCACTTATGCCACATGCTTTGCCCGCCAGCACTTAAAAAGCTGTTGAACGATTCGATGCAGTACATGAGAAAGATACCTTTCTCCTCGGCATTCGCAAGCACGGCATCGAAACGCGAGGCATTGCGCAGGTCAAAACGGGTGAGGCCCGCATAATCAGCGTCGCCTGCAGGGATGCGTTCGAGCGTGAATATCGTGAACGGCCCTATCCATATCCGGGAATAATTCTCCCCGGCAGCCGACATCTTCGAGAAATAGTTCACATAATCGGCCGCAGACTTCGACCAGCATACATTATGACCGACGGGGAAATATGATGTTCCGTCATCGAATCGGAAATATTTCTTGTTCGCGGCTGCACGCACGAACCCCTTTGAAATCCCGGGCGATACCGTGAACGCGAAAGCGGCACTTTCGGCCGAACCGGATGCATCGCGCATGCGCACGCTTACCGTGTGTCGGCCGGCCTCTGTCGGGAGGAAGCGGAGCGCAAAAGAGGGCGACCCGTCCGGCTTTTCCTCTGCGGTGTACGGCTGATGAAAGAATGCGGGGAGCACTGTGGTCTTGCCGGAAGGTGCGGTGAACTTTGCACGGACATCGATCTCATCGGGATCGAACGGGTTCTCGAACGCAGCGGAGAGCGAGAGCCGTATATCAACACGGGCATGCTGTCTCGCTTCGCTCACCGAGGCGATCGATACTGCGGGAACACTCTTCATCGCATAGGGGGACCGCACCGGTACGGTCGCTATAATGAACGGCGGCGGCATGTCAGTGTTCGGAAGCGGAGCTCCTTCGGATACAGCGTACAGCATATACGAAAGCCCCGAACCTCTCGTGTTGTAATTGATCTTAAGCTCGAATGAATCTCCTTTGAATACGCGCATGTCCTGAATATGCACGGCAAGCTTTCCGGTAAGTATCACGGAACCGCGAGCGAGCGGTATCACG from Spirochaetota bacterium includes the following:
- a CDS encoding AGE family epimerase/isomerase produces the protein MTLIAVSCTRPVGKEFQHDASSAAMTDIPRVRAECREILEKNIIPFWYPSTIDAVNGGYNLNHDINSVFKGLGSNAGYSSNRFLVTQSRMVWFFVRLVRAGYDREKYLPAAKHGYRYLKDTMQDKKNGGFYWGVSPSGKAIQPNKHMYGQGFAVYALSEYALASKDPEAKAFALQTFRLLDAKAHDAVNGGYTEYFTPEWAPIEGTNVKNYLGVPNGLKLMNTHLHLMEPFTLLYRLTGDALVRERLTELVMIQSSSVMRKRIGACTDKYDANWTPVDNSNYDRVSYGHDLENIWLLAEACDALGIPNAVLMDGYRAMFEYALRYGYDSVNGGFYDSGKFNMPADKIQKTWWVQAECMYSALSMYAMTKERTYLDTFYGTLGWVTNHQIDWKNGEWFSDVWPDTVKGRNGITNRGFIRVGGKASAWKAAYHNGRAIIQVLELLDRLERP
- a CDS encoding DUF5060 domain-containing protein, whose translation is MEPYMRAFVISAIICVVSAAWLWTLDGVSILPHGEIRFEDISLRTLVFEPGYKGTYQDASSVTAAAGYPKNESTSFELKAAVKLRSSGKTLVLIQNAKRHGNGYHMTYLFENPDAAEFATDHTLVVNMPIASSKGRTLVFDDKKAVLPAEFGGKYALEPRTVSRIVIPLARGSVILTGKLAVHIQDMRVFKGDSFELKINYNTRGSGLSYMLYAVSEGAPLPNTDMPPPFIIATVPVRSPYAMKSVPAVSIASVSEARQHARVDIRLSLSAAFENPFDPDEIDVRAKFTAPSGKTTVLPAFFHQPYTAEEKPDGSPSFALRFLPTEAGRHTVSVRMRDASGSAESAAFAFTVSPGISKGFVRAAANKKYFRFDDGTSYFPVGHNVCWSKSAADYVNYFSKMSAAGENYSRIWIGPFTIFTLERIPAGDADYAGLTRFDLRNASRFDAVLANAEEKGIFLMYCIESFNSFLSAGGQSMWHKCPYNVEFGGPCAKAGTFFTDADAKKAFKKRLRYIVARYAYAQNIMCWQLFNEVQQTDNYSSSENAAWHAEMAGYLKSIDPYMHLVSTSTGNTEGDEALDSLPGMDFTVSHNYGAGDAAVLIQSYSLEKPVRYGKPHFFGEFGADVRGNADTLDTEAINLHNGIYASAFSLGAGTGMLWWWDNYIEPQNLYRIFTPLAQFVKDIPFAHMDMKPALVSLLAGSAPTLDAVMLEGKYGEWKEHPANRPITAFVSKDGLVTGADDLARVMHGIRNHAKLNNPVTFTVDYLKDGKFSAVIAGVSDYGGAKLVIVLDGKKVLEKDLIDDNESRTGTMRQYSGAYTIDIPQGKHTVTVDNQGNDWMEISYRFDMPSFKPPLHIFALADTGAKGLCAMAWFKHKVNTYALRVAAKAPLETIQGASFVIQGLSDASYRIEWWDTYKGGVQSSATAVSRGGSLTAAIPPVEKDIACKIYKQ